ATACACCATTTAATATCAGCGTACATCGCAACACACCAGACAGCACTAGCGACAGTACAAGCAACGCTACGCATTGGGTAAGCTATGTTGAGTCAATCGATGCTAAATTTAGCTATCCAAATTCTGTAGTAGTCGGTCTTGAGATTGATTCTGCACAATTTGGCGGCAAAATCCCAAAACGTACTTATTTAAACAAATGGACACAGATTAAAGTACCTGACAATTACGACCCAATCAAACGCACGTATGATGGTATTTGGACGGGTGAATTTAAGACCGCTTGGAGTGATAATCCAGCGTGGGTGTTTTATGACTTAGTGACTGATAAACGCTACGGCTTGGGCGACCGTCTTGGCGACTTTGGCTGTGATAAATGGTCACTGTATCAAATCGCTAAATACTGTGATCAGATTGTACCAGACGGCTTTGGCGGTGAAGAACCCCGCTTTACCTGTAATGCGTATCTAAGCGAGCCGCGAGACGCCAAAGCACTGCTTGATGACTTAGCAAGCGTGTTCCGTGGCATTGCTGTGTGGGATGGTCAAATGGTGACGGCACTGCAAGACGCCAAAAAAGACCCAGTTGCCACTTACACTAATGCTAACGTGGTGGACGGTGCATTTGCATACTCTGGTGCAGCTCAAAAGACCATATTTACTGCTGTGCATGTCAAATACAACGACAAAGCCGACAACTACGCAACAAAGACCGAATACGTCGCAAACGATGATGCAATCAAGCGTTATGGACTCAATGTTAAACAAGTCACCGCCTTTGGTTGTACTAGCCGTGGGCAAGCAGCCCGTGTCGGTAAATGGCTCATTGAAACCTCAATTCGTGAGCAACAAATGGTTAATTTTAAGATCGGTCGTGAAGGTATCCGCCATTTGCCGTTTGACATCATTGAAATCGCTGACAATGACTACGCTGGCGATATGATCGCTGGGCGTGTGCTGTCAGTCACTGGCAATACAATCACTGTTGACCGTGCAATGACTGATATCAGCAGTATCCGCTACTATGCTAACGGCCATAGCAAAACTGTGTCTGTGCAATCAGTAAATGATACCAAAATCACGCTTACAGATACCCCAAATGGCATCGAGCAATTAGGTGTATTTAGTGCTGCTAAAACAGACGTTAAACCCCGTTTATTTAGGGCTTTAAGCATTAAAGAAGATGGCGACACTTACACAATCAGTGCCGTACAACACGATGAAAACAAAGAAGCCATCGTTGATAAAGGTGTAACTTTTGAACAAGATGATACAGCGACCAAACACACGCCTCAAGTTAGCTATGGCCGTGTCTCTAAAGATGGCGATGAATTACTAATTGCGTGGGAAGGCACTAACACCACTGAGTATCTGATCAAAATCTATAAAGACGGAGAGCTATACCGCAGCTACAGCCAAGACAGTGCCGAGATTAAACTTAAAGGCTTACCGAATGGTGAGTATAAAGCCGAAATCCGTGGTAAATCAGCAAACGGGCAACTGACTGAGCCAGTTATCAAGACATGGTCTATCGACTATGACATCAAAGGGCTAAAAGCAACATCTGAGCTGTTTGCGATTAAGCTGGATTGGACCAACCCAACGAGGGTTATTAATAAAGCCAAGATTGAGATATATCGTAGCTTAAGCAATAACAGAGCGACTGCAACCAAAGTTGCTACTTTGTCTTACCCCACCGATACATTTATTCAAAATGGCGTTAAGTTATCGGAAACACATTACTTTTGGTTACGCTTAATCGATGACCAGGGCAATATGGGCGACTGGGTAACTGTGAGTGGTCAGTGCAGTAGTGACACATCGCAAATTGTCGCAAGCATTAACGGCAAAATCACCCGAACTGAGTTATCGCAAGCATTAATTAATAGCTTACAGACTGATATTAATACGGCTAAAACCCAAGCTATTAACAGTGCCAATGTTAACGCTGATAATAAAGTAGCCGCTGAAGCCACTAAACGTGCTCAAGCATTGCAAGCAGAAGCGACCAAGCGAGCTGATGCAATACAAGCTGAAGTCACAGCACGGCAGAAAGCACTGGCAGCACAAGACAAAAAGCAAACAGACGCTTTGACTGCTAAAGCTCAACAGCTTGGCACGCAAATTAGTGCGGTTGAGACTGTCAATGATGCTCAAGCTAAGCAGTTAACAACATTGACGGCTAAACAAGGCAATTTAACATCTGGTTTGGAAGTAGAACGGACAGCACGTATTGCGGGTGACAATGCTGAGGCTGAGGCTCGTCAAACGTTGGTAAGCAGAGTTGGCTCTGCTGAAAGCAGTATCAACACTCTGCAATCTACAAAGGCCAGCAAGACCGAAGTAGCAAGCCTTGCACGCAGCGGACTACAAAGCGAGTGGCGTGATGATATTGACGCTATTGAGATAGGTGGTCGGAATTTATTAAGAAATAGTGAGTTTAATCAAGGTTTAAATTTTTGGTACAAGCAATCGACAGGTTCTTCATTAGAAAAAGATGGCACCATGCGGTTAACTAAAGGTGCTGATATTTACCAAACAGGAGTAATTGCTAGCACTCCATTGATAGCTACTGTTTGGTGCAGGGGCAATGGCTCTATATTATGTAGATATGGAGGAGGTTCAAGGACTGGTTATGTAACACTAAAATCTGATAGTGAGTATTTACCATATTCGTTTGTCATTAGCAGTAAAGGCAATACCAACTTAATTATAGACAGTCTAGGAGATGTGTTTGTTCAGAAAGTAAAACTAGAAAAAGGCAACAAGGCTACAGACTGGACACCAGCACCCGAAGACGTCGCTGAAGAAATCAACAACACAAAAGCCAGTCTTGATGAGTTTAAACAGACTCAAGCGACTAAAGACCAAGCTCAGACTGTGGTTAATAGCCAAGCACTGTCTCGTATCAATAGTGCCGAAAGTAGTATCAGCAATCTGCAAAGCACCAAAGCCTCTAAGTCTGAGGTAGTGAGCCTTGCACGTACTGGGCTGCAGAGTGAATGGCAAAGTGCAGCGAATACAGCTAAACAGCAAGCAATCAATGCTGCCAAAGCAGATGCCAAAGCTAAGGCAGATGAGGCCAAGTCTGCTGCTCAAGAATACGCTAACGCTCAAATTAATGCTAAGAGCGTTAGTGATAAAGCATACGCTGACGGTCTCGTAAGTGCTGAAGAGCAAAGGGCTATTGACGATGCCAATGCTAAACTAGCTGTTGCTAAGGCGGACGCTAAAGCCAAGGCAGATGCAGCTGAGTCAGCAGCTAAAGCTCATGCAGACGCTATTGAGATTGGTGGGCGTAACTTACTGATTTCTGAAAGATATAAATATACACCAAATATAGATGGTGAGTTTCAAACACTCACATTTTCTAATAAAACGTCAGAGGACTTGCTAAAAGCATTTTGGCTTGAGCCAGGTACTTATACGTTCTCATTGTTGGCTAGTTTTGCTAACAATGGCTCAGAGGGTCAGTTTAGGGTGTATAGAATTTATGGGAAAAATACTATAGGTTATTTTAGAGCGCCTAGTGATTATGTAGATGGGGATACTGTCAAGCTATCTCATACATTCACATTGGAGTCTCGTGCAGCTGTAAACCTGCAAGTATATAACCATAATTTTGGTACCGCTTTTGTTAGCAACGCCAGTGTCGGTGCTATTAAGCTAGAAAAAGGCAACAAAGCAACAGACTGGACGCCAGCGCCAGAAGACATTGCTGAAGAAATTAACAGTACAAAAGCAAGTCTTGATGAGTTTAAGCAGACTCAAGCGACTAAAGACCAAGCTCAGACTGTGGTTAATAGCCAAGCACTGTCTCGTATCAATAGTGCCGAAAGTAGTATCAGCAATCTGCAAAGCACCAAAGCCTCTAAGTCTGAGGTAGTGAGCCTTGCACGTACTGGGCTGCAGAGTGAATGGCAAAGTGCAGCGAATACAGCTAAACAGCAAGCAATCAATGCTGCCAAAGCAGATGCCAAAGCTAAGGCAGATGAGGCCAAGTCTGCTGCTCAAGAATACGCTAACGCTCAAATTAATGCTAAGAGCGTTAGTGATAAAGCATACGCTGACGGTCTCGTAAGTGCTGAAGAGCAAAGGGCTATTGACGATGCCAATGCTAAACTAGCTGTTGCTAAGGCGGACGCTAAAGCCAAGGCAGATGCAGCTGAGTCAGCAGCTAAAGCTCATGCAGACGCTATTGAGATTGGTGGGCGTAACTTACTGATTTCTGAAAGATATAAATATACACCAAATATAGATGGTGAGTTTCAAACACTCACATTTTCTAATAAAACGTCAGAGGACTTGCTAAAAGCATTTTGGCTTGAGCCAGGTACTTATACGTTCTCATTGTTGGCTAGTTTTGCTAACAATGGCTCAGAGGGTCAGTTTAGGGTGTATAGAATTTATGGGAAAAATACTATAGGTTATTTTAGAGCGCCTAGTGATTATGTAGATGGGGATACTGTCAAGCTATCTCATACATTCACATTGGAGTCTCGTGCAGCTGTAAACCTGCAAGTATATAACCATAATTTTGGTACCGCTTTTGTTAGCAACGCCAGTGTCGGTGCTATTAAGCTAGAAAAAGGCAACAAAGCAACAGACTGGACGCCAGCGCCAGAAGACATTGCTGAAGAAATTAACAGTACAAAAGCAAGTCTTGATGAGTTTAAGCAGACTCAAGCGACTAAAGACCAAGCTCAGACTGTGGTTAATAGCCAAGCACTGTCTCGTATCAATAGTGCCGAAAGTAGTATCAGCAATCTGCAAAGCACCAAAGCCTCTAAGTCTGAGGTAGTGAGCCTTGCACGTACTGGGCTGCAGAGTGAATGGCAAAGTGCAGCGAATACAGCTAAACAGCAAGCAATCAATGCTGCCAAAGCAGATGCCAAAGCTAAGGCAGATGAGGCCAAGTCTGCTGCTCAAGAATACGCTAACGCTCAAATTAATGCTAAGAGCGTTAGTGATAAAGCATACGCTGACGGTCTCGTAAGTGCTGAAGAGCAAAGGGCTATTGACGATGCCAATGCTAAACTAGCTGTTGCTAAGGCGGACGCTAAAGCCAAGGCAGATGCAGCTGAGTCAGCAGCTAAAGCTCATGCAGACGCTATTGAGATTGGTGGGCGTAACTTACTGATTTCTGAAAGATATAAATATACACCAAATATAGATGGTGAGTTTCAAACACTCACATTTTCTAATAAAACGTCAGAGGACTTGCTAAAAGCATTTTGGCTTGAGCCAGGTACTTATACGTTCTCATTGTTGGCTAGTTTTGCTAACAATGGCTCAGAGGGTCAGTTTAGGGTGTATAGAATTTATGGGAAAAATACTATAGGTTATTTTAGAGCGCCTAGTGATTATGTAGATGGGGATACTGTCAAGCTATCTCATACATTCACATTGGAGTCTCGTGCAGCTGTAAACCTGCAAGTATATAACCATAATTTTGGTACCGCTTTTGTTAGCAACGCCAGTGTCGGTGCTATTAAGCTAGAAAAAGGCAACAAAGCAACAGACTGGACGCCAGCGCCAGAAGACATTGCTGAAGAAATTAACAGTACAAAAGCAAGTCTTGATGAGTTTAAGCAGACTCAAGCATCTAAAGACCAAGCTCAAACTGTTGTTAATAGTCAGGCGCTGTCTCGTATTGATAACGCTGAAGGCAAGATCACGTCTTTACAGCAAACGTCAGTAACCAAAGACAAAGCCCAATCTACTCACACCATCAAAACACAAGCCATTGCTGGCGGTAAACGAGCTCTCGCAGGCATTGCTGTTGGGGCAATGGCAAATGAGCAAACAGCAGAAAGCGAAGTCATTGTTATGGCTGATAAGTTTGGCGTTGTCAGAGATGCGGGTGATGGCGTCGTCAAGCCAATGTTTACTGTGCTTAATAACCAAGCGGTCTTTAATGGCGATTTGATCGCAGACGGCACAATCTTGGGTAAGCACATCAAAGCCAATCAAACACTATCAGCACCAAAAATACAAGGCGGTGAGTTAAATATCAACAACCGTTTTATTGTTGATAAGTACGGCAACACGACTATCCAAAGTAGCACAGCTAAGACTGGACTGAAAATCACGCATGAAAAAATCGAAGTCTATGACAGCGCTGGGCGGTTACGTGTCAGATTGGGCAAGTTAAATTAAGGAGCAATGATGCAAGGGTTACAAGTATGGGATGAGAAAGGTAAAAAAGTATTAGATACGTCATTTACCACTTTCAAAATTTTAAAAGAGGTGCAAGGCATAAATCAGTCAGAGATAACAAGGACTGTTAGTTTTACACACCCCTTGCTCGCTGAGCAAACGCCGTTTTATATGATAAAGCCATTAATGGTACTAAGCAGTGTGGGTGTCAGTGTTAATGTGCAGTTCGAAAGTACTAAGTGCACGGTTACGTTTACAGCTCTTAACTATCGATATAGAGACTTTTCAAAAACTAAAGTAATTATTGGAGTGTACTAATGTTCGAGGTGTATAACTCTGATGGATCACTACAAGTGACTGCAAACCAAGCTTATGATCTGTCACTGACATCAACTATTATACAACAGCAAGCAAGTGCTACTTATATCGATCCAAGTAAAATATACGCACTGCAACCCGTTGCAGATGACGATAGCGGTGTTACTCACCTGTTCTTCAATCCCAATAAACCAGACGGATTGATTCAGATAGCTGGTAGTACAGGTGCTAAAGTGCATATATTTGATTATATGTTGCCTCAGGCACGACAAAATGAGTATGGGCTAGAAGTATATGACAGCGATGGTGTAATTACATTTAGTAGTCGCTACCCAAGTCTGAATGTTATTGATCATATCAAAGCTGATGCTGGGATTGATGCTCAAAGACACGGCAGACGTAATTACGGTACTACTAACTTAGCAATTGTCCCTAATAAAATACCATTCATCATCCAACTTGGAGGTGTTGCTAATCTCGCGTACTTTATTACTACGGTATGGACTATAGAACAAGGAGAGTTGTGCTGGTATACAAAAGCAGTAACCACCGCACCCCCATTCGAAAACTTTGAATCCAGCTCCGCAATCGACTTTTTGGTTATCGACACAAGCCACTTTTAAATAAGTACAGCTTGGACTGACGATTAAAGCATCTTTAAATGCTATTTATAATAGCCTCAAAGATGCTTTAACAAGGTTAGTATATACAATACAAAGCAATAAAAACCAGTTAAAATGGGAACGTTTAAAAGGCGTTTTAACTGGGTTTTTTGTTCTCATTTTGACTGGTTGCGATTCTCATTTTTAGCGACCGGCTACATGGGATGAAACCGTATACGGTCTCAATCGGGAAAATAAATTGTTTGTCACTGTAGTTGTTTTTACACAGCTGTAAGTATTGCAATAGCTCACGACGGAACTGGCGATAAATACCTTGATGACGATGAGAGCGTAAGTGGTGCTGTGTCGCGCGGCCACCATCAACAGTCGCATTCTCTGGTCGCATTAGCTTGATTACTTTATTATCATCCTCTGGATGGGCATAGACCAGCTTTTGTGTGCCTTTACCAAGTAATTCAAGTTCTTCTACTGCAATCATGTTGATCTCGCTTTATATGCTATGTTGGTTCAAATAAAATAAATCTGACTTTAAACAATGGTCTATAAAAACAGCGTCTATCGAAAAGGTATTGATTTGGCAAATAGGGCGTCTTTGGTTTGATCTACCAATCTATTGGCTTCACGGCGTATTTTAGCCAACCCTTTTTTCTTTTCTGAGCGCATACGTTTACGACGGTCCTCTTCTAAAGTACTGGGTAACACCAATGCTTCTGCAGATTTATTTAGAATAATATCTTGGATACAAAGTGCTGGTACCATTTGATATACCGGCATGACGTTTTCGTTAATTAAATCTCTAAACACAGTTTCATCAATCGGAAGCATGATGTGCTGTAGCGTATAATTCAGCACCTTTTGAGCGCCCTGTCTTGAAAGAGTATAAGCACCAGCACCTAAGTGCTTGCCTTTTAAAGGGATTAATTGACGCTGTTTTTCGATAGATGTTTGTTTTTTGGTGTTTAACAGTACTTTGTTATCTACTGTTTCAATCTTAATGATATCCCAACTCGGCTTAATCCAGTCAGAGTTGTTTAGAAAAAAAGCAGCATCTTGCCCTAAATATACATCGTCCTCAAAAACTGTGAAGTGAGATACGCCTTCATCAAGTGCTTTTTTCCATACCGCCACATGACTCATCATGCAAGCCAATTCAACCGGTGTTAAATGATCAGGCTCAAGCTCAAAGGGTAGGGCTTTGTCAGTAATATACTGCTTAGCCGTCTCAGGCGTTAGTGCATCAAAAAACTCAAAATCGACTTGCTGCTTGCCAAATTCTTTTTTGATATGTTGACGGCGCTCTGTTGCCGACTTTAGACTAATGACATAATTTTTCATAACAAAGTGACCTATGGCAGTTATTTCGATTTCGCTTTAGCGGTCGCTAAATGTTTCATAGCTGCAGATTTATTTTTTAACATGCGCATTTGCTTCTTAAGGTTATAGCTGGCGTCTCTTTTTTCTCTATCTTTACGCTCAATATTTTGTTCAGTCACTGAGCCTAAGATATCGCTATCAATGCCTAAAGGTCTGACCGGAGCTGGCCAAATACCCAAACCTTTACCATTTGCACTTAGCCAATTTTGGAAAAAGATATCAACTGGCATGGAGATAGGTTTGCCTTTGGCAACGAATTCAGCAGCACCTTGACGTGACCAAATCAGTCCAAGACCGCGAATTGGAAAATAAAAGGCATGCCATAAGCTATGACCCTCTAGTGTCGTGATGTCATGCGCTAGCTTTTTCTTCTTTGAAGCCAGATTCACCAAATACCAGTCTAGTTCAGGATGCTCATGTAAATAGGCTAAAGTCGCATCGATAATCCTCTTAAACTCAGATGTGATTTTCAAGTCATCTTCAAGCACAACCAAATAATCAGCATCAGTCTGCAAGAATTTCTCGGCACATTGGTAATGGCTTAAATAACAGCCAATTTCAGAGTTTAGTAAACGTCGACCCAGCTGTTTTCTAGTTTTAGTATCATCATAGTCCTCAAACTCTGATAGCTGTTTGCCGCGTCCATCATAAGCCGAGACACGCTCAAAAGGCCAGTTCACAGCGTTTAGCTGTTCTGTTGCTTGCTTTAAACGTTCTTCGCTACTGTCTAGATTAATTAAATAAGTGACTGTTTTCATATGATGGTCTTAACCGATTAGAGATGATAAATAACACATTAAACCGCAACATATTGTCAGCTCTTAGCTTGAATATAGGGCGGTAAATATAAAGACATATCCTTAATATGAGGATGGTGTTACGAGTTTGCAAGCAATGCCGATGGAAGGTGCGACTCAAGCTTTTTATTCATGGCCTCGCTGACTTGATCAAACAAGCTTGGATCAAGTTGATCCATACTCTGAATACAACCATATTTAATGGATGGGTCAGACAAATCTTGCAAAAACTGGGGAACACTACTGTCATTTTTTAGATAGTTCAAATTAAGATTAGGCAGCAAAGTGGCTTGATTTTGCTTAATTTTAATATGGTTCATTAATGACACTGGGTCAAATTGATTGATGTCACGAAATTTGTGCTTGATCTGGTTTTTAAGTAGTTTTGGATTATCGAGTAAATATGACTTAATGGTTTGCTTGTCATTGATATGAGGGTAGTGGTGAATTTCAAAAAACTTATTACCTGCGTAGACCTGCTCGGCACCCAGCATTTGTGCAGTGGTGTATTTGGGTTGTAAGGTCTTATTAAATACGTCGTGTAAAAAGGTGCGATATTTTAACTTAGTCTTTAATATGGTCTTTTTACGCCAATGACCACGAATAATAATATTACCGTTGCTGTCAATGAAGTCACTCACTTGAGCGGGCGAGTTAAAGAAAAAGTCATCATCAAGACTGATGAAGTAGTCAGTTAAGCCAGGAATATTCCATAGCATGGTTTCAATAGACAAGCTGTTAAAGGTCGGCAGATACTGCTCATAACCATCAAATATTTGTTTGTGATC
Above is a window of Psychrobacter sp. FDAARGOS_221 DNA encoding:
- a CDS encoding phage tail protein — protein: MGGGGKGGGGGHTPIEQPNTLESAQKLKIIDLLCEGVAGQDVTFKNIYLDNTPIQNQDGSYNFTGIRVSALPGTHNQDYLAGFDSTDKIVSVGAEVKADKPITRTITDPLVDSVRVTLALGSLVEMKNNGDRVGSSVSLTVRCGNKSYPVTITGKTTSAYHQDVVLTDLPDTPFNISVHRNTPDSTSDSTSNATHWVSYVESIDAKFSYPNSVVVGLEIDSAQFGGKIPKRTYLNKWTQIKVPDNYDPIKRTYDGIWTGEFKTAWSDNPAWVFYDLVTDKRYGLGDRLGDFGCDKWSLYQIAKYCDQIVPDGFGGEEPRFTCNAYLSEPRDAKALLDDLASVFRGIAVWDGQMVTALQDAKKDPVATYTNANVVDGAFAYSGAAQKTIFTAVHVKYNDKADNYATKTEYVANDDAIKRYGLNVKQVTAFGCTSRGQAARVGKWLIETSIREQQMVNFKIGREGIRHLPFDIIEIADNDYAGDMIAGRVLSVTGNTITVDRAMTDISSIRYYANGHSKTVSVQSVNDTKITLTDTPNGIEQLGVFSAAKTDVKPRLFRALSIKEDGDTYTISAVQHDENKEAIVDKGVTFEQDDTATKHTPQVSYGRVSKDGDELLIAWEGTNTTEYLIKIYKDGELYRSYSQDSAEIKLKGLPNGEYKAEIRGKSANGQLTEPVIKTWSIDYDIKGLKATSELFAIKLDWTNPTRVINKAKIEIYRSLSNNRATATKVATLSYPTDTFIQNGVKLSETHYFWLRLIDDQGNMGDWVTVSGQCSSDTSQIVASINGKITRTELSQALINSLQTDINTAKTQAINSANVNADNKVAAEATKRAQALQAEATKRADAIQAEVTARQKALAAQDKKQTDALTAKAQQLGTQISAVETVNDAQAKQLTTLTAKQGNLTSGLEVERTARIAGDNAEAEARQTLVSRVGSAESSINTLQSTKASKTEVASLARSGLQSEWRDDIDAIEIGGRNLLRNSEFNQGLNFWYKQSTGSSLEKDGTMRLTKGADIYQTGVIASTPLIATVWCRGNGSILCRYGGGSRTGYVTLKSDSEYLPYSFVISSKGNTNLIIDSLGDVFVQKVKLEKGNKATDWTPAPEDVAEEINNTKASLDEFKQTQATKDQAQTVVNSQALSRINSAESSISNLQSTKASKSEVVSLARTGLQSEWQSAANTAKQQAINAAKADAKAKADEAKSAAQEYANAQINAKSVSDKAYADGLVSAEEQRAIDDANAKLAVAKADAKAKADAAESAAKAHADAIEIGGRNLLISERYKYTPNIDGEFQTLTFSNKTSEDLLKAFWLEPGTYTFSLLASFANNGSEGQFRVYRIYGKNTIGYFRAPSDYVDGDTVKLSHTFTLESRAAVNLQVYNHNFGTAFVSNASVGAIKLEKGNKATDWTPAPEDIAEEINSTKASLDEFKQTQATKDQAQTVVNSQALSRINSAESSISNLQSTKASKSEVVSLARTGLQSEWQSAANTAKQQAINAAKADAKAKADEAKSAAQEYANAQINAKSVSDKAYADGLVSAEEQRAIDDANAKLAVAKADAKAKADAAESAAKAHADAIEIGGRNLLISERYKYTPNIDGEFQTLTFSNKTSEDLLKAFWLEPGTYTFSLLASFANNGSEGQFRVYRIYGKNTIGYFRAPSDYVDGDTVKLSHTFTLESRAAVNLQVYNHNFGTAFVSNASVGAIKLEKGNKATDWTPAPEDIAEEINSTKASLDEFKQTQATKDQAQTVVNSQALSRINSAESSISNLQSTKASKSEVVSLARTGLQSEWQSAANTAKQQAINAAKADAKAKADEAKSAAQEYANAQINAKSVSDKAYADGLVSAEEQRAIDDANAKLAVAKADAKAKADAAESAAKAHADAIEIGGRNLLISERYKYTPNIDGEFQTLTFSNKTSEDLLKAFWLEPGTYTFSLLASFANNGSEGQFRVYRIYGKNTIGYFRAPSDYVDGDTVKLSHTFTLESRAAVNLQVYNHNFGTAFVSNASVGAIKLEKGNKATDWTPAPEDIAEEINSTKASLDEFKQTQASKDQAQTVVNSQALSRIDNAEGKITSLQQTSVTKDKAQSTHTIKTQAIAGGKRALAGIAVGAMANEQTAESEVIVMADKFGVVRDAGDGVVKPMFTVLNNQAVFNGDLIADGTILGKHIKANQTLSAPKIQGGELNINNRFIVDKYGNTTIQSSTAKTGLKITHEKIEVYDSAGRLRVRLGKLN
- a CDS encoding YrbL family protein, whose translation is MIAVEELELLGKGTQKLVYAHPEDDNKVIKLMRPENATVDGGRATQHHLRSHRHQGIYRQFRRELLQYLQLCKNNYSDKQFIFPIETVYGFIPCSRSLKMRIATSQNENKKPS
- a CDS encoding glycosyltransferase family 25 protein, whose amino-acid sequence is MKNYVISLKSATERRQHIKKEFGKQQVDFEFFDALTPETAKQYITDKALPFELEPDHLTPVELACMMSHVAVWKKALDEGVSHFTVFEDDVYLGQDAAFFLNNSDWIKPSWDIIKIETVDNKVLLNTKKQTSIEKQRQLIPLKGKHLGAGAYTLSRQGAQKVLNYTLQHIMLPIDETVFRDLINENVMPVYQMVPALCIQDIILNKSAEALVLPSTLEEDRRKRMRSEKKKGLAKIRREANRLVDQTKDALFAKSIPFR
- a CDS encoding glycosyltransferase family 25 protein → MKTVTYLINLDSSEERLKQATEQLNAVNWPFERVSAYDGRGKQLSEFEDYDDTKTRKQLGRRLLNSEIGCYLSHYQCAEKFLQTDADYLVVLEDDLKITSEFKRIIDATLAYLHEHPELDWYLVNLASKKKKLAHDITTLEGHSLWHAFYFPIRGLGLIWSRQGAAEFVAKGKPISMPVDIFFQNWLSANGKGLGIWPAPVRPLGIDSDILGSVTEQNIERKDREKRDASYNLKKQMRMLKNKSAAMKHLATAKAKSK
- a CDS encoding Stealth CR1 domain-containing protein, giving the protein MSQSDQKFDLVLTWVDGDDPVLNKKRAPYLQQDDIPSNAISPTRFNSVNEIYYNVASILKYVPFCRHIYIVTDGQKPKFIDDFVTEGICDKDKIQIIDHKQIFDGYEQYLPTFNSLSIETMLWNIPGLTDYFISLDDDFFFNSPAQVSDFIDSNGNIIIRGHWRKKTILKTKLKYRTFLHDVFNKTLQPKYTTAQMLGAEQVYAGNKFFEIHHYPHINDKQTIKSYLLDNPKLLKNQIKHKFRDINQFDPVSLMNHIKIKQNQATLLPNLNLNYLKNDSSVPQFLQDLSDPSIKYGCIQSMDQLDPSLFDQVSEAMNKKLESHLPSALLANS